The Erythrolamprus reginae isolate rEryReg1 chromosome 3, rEryReg1.hap1, whole genome shotgun sequence genome contains a region encoding:
- the LOC139166044 gene encoding uncharacterized protein, protein MHTEVTPRTSIDEDGTESMVCCSLCSMYSLLPSNLQNFTCNKCKLIQLLEEKIENLEKNLTTLKHQHHNEKIHQTPNKTNTPEELSRIHAPETVNSWTHITLRRKNKPPPTPTLLLPTPLPTSNKYSVLSEQENLQTSDKEPPRTKHNTTPPKASTTEANLPHPKPAKKKRRVLVIGDSILRGTEPPICRPDNQSREVCCLPGAKISDITENLTKILKPTDYYPLLVIHAGINDTGKDMNQIMKDYDHLGNTIRKTGAQVVFSSILPTRGRHPTRERKIPQINHWLKGWCRHKNFGFLDHGLHYLQEGLLASDGLHLTRAGKNLLGNRLAQLIRRALN, encoded by the coding sequence atgcacacagaagtcactccccgaacaagcatagatgaagacggaactgaatccatggtgtgctgcagtttgtgctccatgtactcactcctcccctcgaacctccaaaactttacctgcaacaaatgcaaactcatccagctacttgaggaaaaaatcgaaaacctagagaaaaacctaacaaccctgaagcaccaacatcacaacgagaaaatccatcagactcccaacaaaaccaacaccccagaggagctaagccgaatccacgccccagaaacagtaaatagctggacacacatcaccctaagacgaaaaaacaagcctccaccaactccaaccctcctcctcccaaccccactgcctacaagcaacaaatattcagtactctcggaacaagaaaacctgcaaacatctgacaaagaaccaccaagaaccaagcacaacacaactccaccaaaagcctcaacaacagaagctaacctccctcaccccaagccagccaaaaagaaaaggagagtactggtaattggagactcaatcctcaggggaactgagcctcccatctgcagaccagacaaccaatctagagaggtgtgctgcctccctggagctaaaatctctgacataactgaaaacctcaccaaaatactcaaacccacggactactacccactattggtgattcatgcgggaatcaacgacacagggaaagacatgaaccaaattatgaaagactatgaccacttgggcaacacaatcagaaaaacaggtgctcaggttgttttttcttccatcctccccactagaggacgacaccccaccagagaacgcaaaatcccgcagataaatcactggcttaaaggatggtgtcgccataagaacttcggcttcctcgaccatggcctgcactatctccaagaagggcttctagcaagcgacgggctacacctcactagagcggggaagaacctcctaggcaaccgactagcccaactcatcaggagggctttaaactag